The following DNA comes from Theropithecus gelada isolate Dixy chromosome 7a, Tgel_1.0, whole genome shotgun sequence.
TGGGACAtcttttcacacttttttttgagacagggtttcactctgtcgccctggctagagtgcaatggcgtgatctcagcttactgcgacctccgcctcccaggttcaggcgattctcctgcctcagcctcccgagtcgctgggattacaagcatacgccaccacgcccagctaatttttgtatttttagtagagatggggttttaccatgttggccaggctggtctcgaactcccagtctcaggtgatctgctcgcctcggccacccaaagtgctgggattataggcatgagccactgcgcccggcccacacttACTTTTATTGAGTGGCTATTTCAAGGAATTTGGTGGAAATTTActcaaaagtcaaaaataaatataatctgaAGAAGAATaatgatgttttctttaaataataatttatttaaaatatggaataaCTCAGTTGTTTAGATAAGCTAAGAAAAATTTGTATCTAAGTCATAGAAAGTTGCTATTGCAAACAGGGTACAATTTCACTTTAGTTATAAGGTTAAATTGTTAGACTTACCAGTATACTAAGATTTTAATCCTTTACATGTCCAGTGTTAAGTAACTTATAAAAGTGGAGTATCTTTTCTTTTAGATAAACACAGCATGTTTAAAGATagtattatttcagtttttgaagACTTGTTTGACCATGAAGCCTTTAATAgtgactttttacttttttcctccaAAGGTTTAGGTTATGCTGATGTTGAGAACCGTGTACCATGTAAGCCAGAGACAGTTATGCGAATTGCCAGCATCAGCAAAAGTCTCACCATGGTTGCTCTTGCCAAATTGTGGGAAGCAGGGAAACTGGATCTTGATATTCCAGTACAACATTATGTTCCCGAATTCCCAGAAAAAGAATATGAAGGTGAAAAGGTAGTGAAACTCACAGTTCATTTTACTAATGGCATGTTAAATGGTTTATgctagaatttatatttaaaatgtttcataggATTCTTTGGCTTTTTAGTTATTGTTAATGTATTAGGTTTTTTTCATCAAGATGATAATCAGGTaggtatttttctgaaatttgagGCTAAGGATTTGTACATGACATTTTCCCAGCAGCAgttcaaaatggaaaatattactGAGACATTATTCCAAGGTAACTAACTTTCTGTTTTTCGGGTTAATACTGTAATTGAATTTTCGTGTTTTTACAATTAGGTTTCTGTCACAACAAGATTACTGATTTCCCATTTAAGTGGAATTCGTCATTATGAAAAGGACataaaaaaggtgaaagaagagAAAGCTTATAAAGCCTTGAAGATGATGAAAGAGACTGTTGCATTTgagcaagaaaaagaaggcaaaagtAATGAAAAGAATGATTTTACTAAATTTAAAACAGAGCAGGAGAATGAAGCCAAAAGCCGGAATTCAAAACCTGGcaagaaaaagaatgattttgAACAAGGCGAATTATATTTGagagaaaagtttgaaaattcaATTGAATCcctaagattatttaaaaatgatccTTTGTTCTTTAAGCCTGGTGAGTGTTCATCCCTTCTCTTAACAAAATCATCATTACTGAAATGTTAATTTTCAGGAAATCCAAAATGATACCATCCTGAGTGCATTCAGTGAGGCTAATGTTTGTGATATGGGCTAGTCTGGTGCTTGTGTTTTTATCTGTAGTTTCTAACAAAGCCTAGTATCCAGGCAGCTCGTTGTTTAAATTTTGCCTCATTGGAGACTACCCAGTCATTTAGAGGATTCTCGGTATCAAGATGTTCATGCAAACTTATGGAGAAATGTTGGAATAATAGTTCTCTAAATACAACCTGGACCAAAATAGACATGTTAAGGTATTGCTGATATTTTAGTACTTGGTTAGAATTTAAATTGCTCAGCTTATTTTGTGcctttatttcttaaagaaatgagCGTTCATCAATAATTTTTCCCAAAAAGCTGATCCGTACAaataattatctttgttttattttttgatttggtGCCTATTGAAGCTACTTAAAATCTAAATTTACCATAGtataaattatatacttatattctattttcattttaaaagcttttagttgaatagatattatataaatataactaataagaggaaataaaatataattttggattttatcttaaaaatgaagTTCCATGCTGGGCAcagttggctcacgcctgtaatcccaacacacttagggaggcaaaggtgggaggatcgcttgagcccaggagtttaagactagtctgggcaacaaagcaatgccctgtctctacaaaaaaatttttttaaataaccaggttcagtggcctgcgcctgtaagtagtcccagctactcaggaggctgaggtgggaggatccctgagcccaggagttcaaggttgcagtgagttacgATCATACCACtttactctagcctgggcaacagcaagagcaagaccctgtctcaaaccagTTTGAGTTTGTCCAGAACCCAAAATgatataaagttatttatttgaaatactatatatatttgaatatgtatttaaatttaaatatgtatttgaaaCAAGGTTAGTGtgcctacattttattttatttatttatttatttttatttgagatggagtctggctctgtcgcccaggctggagtgcagtggcacaatctcagctcactgcaacctccgtctcctgcgtttaagcgattttccttcttcagcctcctgagtagctgggattacaggtgcccgccaccacacctggctaatttttgtattttagtagagacagggtttcaccgtgttggccaggctggtctcaaactcctgacctcaggtgatcctcccctcttggcctcctTAAATACTAGgatacaggagtgagccactgctcctgacccatatattgtattaaaataaGAACATGTTTGCCCATTTATGCCCTAAACAATGAGTAGAGGTAGATTAAGAACAAAGTTGACTCAAGAAATcaaatttgctttgcttttcttcctcttcctgttttGGTGTCActttgaaagatttttgttttgttttgaggtagGATTTATTTGCTTACTTTATTATCAGAGAAAGGAGCAGATTTATGTGAAATGTTAAGTGTGCTGATCATAATTTTATTCTTGTGTTAAGGACTTGGAATAAGGACAATTGCAAAGTTAATTCAATATGTTGATGTGTTTGTCCTGTGTTCTTTTTCTAAATGCTGCAGTAAAATATTCCTGTTTTAAAGGTATGCTAATTTTCAGTGGgaatatattttatgtagtttTGAATAATAatcaagcattttctttttttcctccttgcaaTGATGTCTCAAGGTAGTCAGTTTTTGTATTCAACTTTTGGCTATACCCTACTGGCAGCCATAGTAGAGAGAGCTTCAGGCTATAAATATTTGGACTATATGCAGAAAATATTCCAAGACTTGGATATGCTGACAACTGTGCAGGAAGAAAATGAGCCAGTGATTTACAATAGAGCAAGGTAAATGAATACCTTCTGCTGTGTCTAGCTGTATCACATCTTAACACTATGTTATTAATTAaaagtcacattttctttgtttccattcCAAAATCAACTTGCCACATTTTGGGAGCTTTtctacatgtctgttttcccatctgtagaGTGAAGGAAGTAAAACATGTTTATAAAGTACACTAAGACCCTTTGATGAAAGAcagcaataatattaataattcaaaCATGACTAATGAAACCAAAATTGCACCCACCCTGAGCATCTGTAATTTGCTCTTTAACCAttccttttcttatgttttaacGAATGCTTTGTTTACGTGTTGTTAGTTTTTAATGGCTTTCAtactgttttgaaataattttatacttacagaaaagttgcaagagtAATACAAAGAATTCACATATCCCCTTTACTCAGATTCCCTTAATGTTAGTTTACCGCATTTGCATTGCCTTTCTGTCTACACGTGTTTATTTCTGAACCATTTGGAAATAAGTTGTAGACGTGATACCCCTTtacctataaatatttaaatgtgtattttctaaaatcaaggacattcagggccgggcgcgttggctcacgcctgtaatcccaacactttggaaggctgaggtgggtggatcacctgaggtcaggagttcgagaccagcctggccaatgtggtgaaaccaaccctatctctactaaaaatgcaaaaattagtcaggcatggtggcgggtgcctataatcccagccacgtgggagactgaggcaggagaatcgcttgaacccaggaggcggaggttgcaataaacgagatcgtgccattgcacttcaggctgagtaacagagcgagactccatctcaaaaaaggaaaacaaacaaacaaaaaaccaaggacATTTAGGAAATTAACATAGATACAATGCTTTTATCAAATCTACAGGCCTTACTCAAATTTTGCCAGTTGTTCCAATAATTTCCTTTATAGCAAAAGAgcagaaatactttttttctggtCTAGGATCTAATCCATGATCTCACATTGCATTTACTTGTCATATCTATCAGAAGTCACATGACATCAATTTGTCCCATTATTGCTGATGGTATTTTAATCACTTTTTGAGGTGGTGCCTGTCAGGTTTttataaagttactatttttacCTTATAATTAACAAGTATATTTGGAGGAGATAATTTAAGATGATGTAAAAATCCTATTTCTCATCAAACTTTCTACTAGTTTTAGCATCTATTGATGATTCATGACTGAATCAGTTATTACAGTGATGGTTgtcaaatggtgattttctaattccaTCATCCATTCTATATTTATTAGTTGGCATTCTATTATAAGAAGGTGCGGGCTGGgggcggtgactcacgcctgtaatcccagcactttgggaggctgaggcgggcggatcacttgaggccaagtttgagaccagcctggccaacatggcgaaaccctgtctctactgaaaatacaaaaaatcagccaagtgtggtggcaggcacctgtaatctcagctactcgggagtctgaggcaggagaatctcttgaaccctggaggcagaggttgcagtgagccaagatcatgccactgcactgcagcctgggtgacagtagactctatctcagaaaaaaaaaagtgctttccctgctctcttatttatttattcatactaGTATGCATTCATGGATTCTTAGTTTAGTCAGTGAGTTATAATCTGTCACTGTCATTATTTaatatattgcttttaaaatagtatatgaaatattaaaactgtAACAGTAAATGGTTATTAGATTGCTTACCTATatgtgtagtttttgttttgttttgccatacatttgtaaatatttattgagcaaatacTACATGCCACATATTGTACCACATAGTAGAGCTAACCTGACATAgctcctgccctccaggagcttaAAGACCAACATCCAGCAAATAAATCAATTAAgtacatacattttctttcaaaaggaATACATGTTATgaacaggcacagtggctcacacctgtaatcccagcactttgggaggccaaggcagtaggattgcttgagcccaagagtttgagactagctggggcaacgtagtgagaccccatctccacaaaaaatacaaaaattagccaggcatggtggtgcgtgcctgtcgtcccagttactcgggaggctgaggtgggaggattgtttgagcccagaaggtagaagttgtagtgagcggagGTCGCCCCACTATACTCTagtctgagtaacagagcaagactctgtcgcacCCCctgccaacaaaaaaaagaatatgattaGGTAACATAGTTATCAGTGGGGCCACACCGCCCTTTAGATATGTAGCTAACATGGTAATCCCCTcctttttgtaattattattttagattcagggtgtacatgtgcaggtttgttacatggctatattgtataatgctgaggtttggaccTGTCACCCAAATAATGAATTTATGAACTTAGTatctaataggtagtttttcaacccttgccctcctccctccctgcgtCCCCCTTTTTGGAGTCCTTGGTGTCTCctgtttccatctttttttttttttttttttttttttttgagacggagtctcgctctgtagcccaggctggagtgcagtggccggatctcagctcactgcaagctccgcctcccgggttcacgccattctccggcctcagcctcccgagtagctgggactacaggcgcccgccatctcgcccggctattttttgtatttcttagtagagacggggtttcactgtgttcgccaggatggtctcgatctcctgacctcgtgatccgcccatctcggcctcccaaagtgctgggattacaggcttgagccaccgcgcccggcctcctgtttccatctttatgttcacgtgtacccagtgtttagctcctacttgtaagtgagaacatgtggtatttgattttctgtttctacattaattcacttaggataatggcctctagctacatctatgttgctgcaaaggacatgattttgttctttcttatgtatgtgtatatatttttaaatgaatgatttttctGCTTGATTTTATGTGTGTTGATAGTGAACATTAAAATGCTCTTCTTATTTGGATTATGTAGACCTCTCCTACATGCCATTAATAAGGGTAATTAAGATTCTGGGGGTGGGGCgaggtgtctcacacctgtaatcccagcactttggaaggctgaagcgggtggatcatctgagctcaggagttcaagactagcctgggtaacatggtaaaaccccatctctaccaaaagtacaaaaaaattagccaggcatggtagtgtgtacctgtagtcctgaCTCCTTGGTAGGcggagctgggaggatcacttgagcctgggagggtgaggctacacagagctgtgattgcaccactgcactacagcctgggcgagagagggAGACCCCGtcccaaaaaacatttttttgatatattataaaaatacaaaatagtatcTAACTAAAGTAATTGAATACTTAAAAACTATCTGGGTGTAGACACTATTTTACAGTGAGGCATCCTTAGGTACTTTTAGTAagatttaagatttaaaacatttaaaccacattttctctccattttcttctatagcttttatatataaaatatcaagttCAAGTTACTTATGTAAATTTGAATTGGGTGTTCAAACAAAATCCTAGGTGAATTGCTTAAGCAGACTTTAATATAATTTATGGAGAGGCTTTTAGAACAGATTTTGACAAGTTAACTAGAATTTTTACCCTTAGGAGTGAAAAATGCtatgattttatataatttcatatttgatTCATTTACCACTATAATAGGAAAGGGTTTAGTCAGCTTTTTAGCCTTTACaaattttacaatttaatttaTGCTTTCTGTTATGGAGACATTTTCTATGACTTAGAGTTTTAACTTTAATTTACATAATCTAAAATaattcaggccaggtgctgtgtggctcatgcctgtaatcccagcactttgagaggccaaggcaggaggatcatttgaggccaggagtttgagaccagccgtggcaacagagtgagaccccatccctacaaaaattctttaaataagGAGGCGGGCGTCGTagcgcacgcctgtggtcctagttaaTCAGgaggagagaatcacttgagccctggagtttcaggctgcagtaagccatgatcatattctgcactccagcccgggtgacaaagcaagatcctgtctctaaaaattaattaattacttggTTAATTGAATAAAACAAGCACAAGACTATATAAAAGTGCTAAAAAATTTACATGTTCGGTTGAGATGAGACAGGATTAAAATAATGTGAACCAAATACAGATTTCTTGTCCGAACTGGTATACTTCAAAAATCACACATGGaagtattgaattttaaaattacaaacatttgagcttattttgtagagaaaaatttgagacacagtgttagcaaatgcaataaaaatttgTTTGACCTTTTAAAGTAATTTGGGATTTTTATTATTAGAGGAAAAAGTATTTGGAAAGCAAATACTtgataacttttcaaaaatactttgttcagaaagaacaaagaacactCATGAAAGGGCAGTTGTGTCAAATGTTAGGAGGGTGAGTCAGAAGTTTACAAAATGGCCAGTTGACTTATATCTTGATTATTTATGGTCAGAATTAATTCAATTCGTTAAGTATTTGTATTTACTGAGTTTTATCTGTTTACTCCTCTCTCTTCCTACCATAGTGGTATTCAAACTGTAGGTTTGTATGTCCAATTATTGAGTTGGAAAATCAGTTTAGTGGGTTGAGtagcaggatttcttttttttaatagaacaaaatagaatagaatatgaTAACATACATCGCAGGTAGTAAAGGTAAATATAAGCTTTGGGATAAAGGCTAGGCTGCTGCATTAAGGAGACACCAAAATGCAGTGGCGTGaggaaaacaaaagtttaattTTCCATGCAGCATTCCTAAGGTGAACAGTTCTGATTGGTTCCCCACAAGCCTTTAAGAGGCCAGAGTCATCCATCTTACTGCTCCTCTCTCCACAGTGGTGTCCCTGTCTGTACACCTGAAGCTCAATCATAGCCCCGAaggtgccccagcctcctgaaaagAGACAGGGTATGGAGCTTGTACTCAGGGCCTTAAGGTCCAGGCTTGCAAGTGTCACACTTCGTTTCTGTCCACCTTCTGTTGGCAAAAACTTAGCTATATGGTCAAACTTTGCaacaagggaggctgagaaatgtaATTTCTAGCTGAGCAGGCATGTGCCTTGCTTTACTTTATTACTAAGGAAGAATAGAAGAGTCAGTTTTGTGAGCAAGCAGCCATCTATGCCACTGGCCACTGTGTTGCTCCATAAAACTTCTGTTTTAGAAgggtgtgatgtgtgtatgtgtgtgtgggtgtgtgtgtgttttcattcaGTCGAAAGGAGAAATGTATTCCTCACTGTGggttgaggttaaaaaaaaatgtttgaaagccATTCAGTGGAATATatcaaactaaaattttattatattttttactagTAATTTGTGAAAGGAGTTTTGGGATAGAATTTTGAAGCTTAATTAGTAATAGGAATTTTACAGTTAtggtgttttattttccattttattatttgatttgttAGAAATGTAGCACATTTAACAAATCAACTATTACTTTTACCTTGCATATTTCCATTAGTACATGCTTTACAAATGGTTTAattgtactttataaagaaatagatgaaatggtggctttttttggaaatttttttagttttatgttccTATCTCCATACTAGTTTTGTTCAATCTGTTGtatttaaatcataattttttaattatcagcttatttaaaaggattaaataTGCATTGCAAATCAGTCTATGGCCTAAAAGAGATTTCTTGGGGACCCAAAATAAATTAGGTTAGCAACAAgcaatgaattttaattttttaaatggcctgTGGTTCTCAACTACTTCAGActctttgtgtttattatttttggatCTAGCATTATATTTTACTGGAAAGcacaagaaaaatgataaataccaTTGGGAGGTCGAAAGGGGTGTATTGCTGTGCCTtggtgttcaagaccagtctgggcaacatggtgaaaccctgtcagacaatacaaaaaaattagctgggcatggtggcatgagcctgtagtcccagctacttgagggctgagcagggaggatcacctgagcccaggaagttgatgctgcagtgagctgtgatcgtgccactgcactctcaccTGATGAtggaatgagaccttgtctcaa
Coding sequences within:
- the LACTB gene encoding serine beta-lactamase-like protein LACTB, mitochondrial isoform X2 encodes the protein MYRLLSAVTVRAAAPGGLASSCGRRGVHQRAGLPPLGHGWVGGLGLGLGLALGVKLAGGLRGAAPAQSPAAPDPEASPLAEPPQAQSLAPWSPQTPAPPHSRGFARAIESSRDLLHRIKDEVGAPGIVVGVSVDGKEVWSEGLGYADVENRVPCKPETVMRIASISKSLTMVALAKLWEAGKLDLDIPVQHYVPEFPEKEYEGEKVSVTTRLLISHLSGIRHYEKDIKKVKEEKAYKALKMMKETVAFEQEKEGKSNEKNDFTKFKTEQENEAKSRNSKPGKKKNDFEQGELYLREKFENSIESLRLFKNDPLFFKPVSFCIQLLAIPYWQP